From the Clostridiales bacterium FE2011 genome, one window contains:
- the polA gene encoding DNA polymerase I, which translates to MKDIFLLVDGNSLMHRAFHALPVMDADGIYTNAVYGFLSMLLKVIKEENVQYLAVCFDEHGPTFRHTVYADYKAGRKETPPELRQQFGTILSLLDDMGIRRFSLQGWEADDLLGTLSLKGAAAGATPLLLTGDRDALQLVGGGTELMFTRKGISETIRFTPSKVYEEYGFTPEQVTDWKGLAGDSSDNIPGVPGVGDKTAVKLLQEYGTLEKVLENADKVKGKLGEKLAAYADQARFSKELATIRRDAPVEFTLSSCVLPDLRKGIPALAKLKLNSIIKRLDSEGKGGETEEKKGPEALAFEPAVSLESVSGIAAWLDETKAAGPLCVYVSEMAVSLAREGGKRAEISLGGDLLNPGMDPAEVLGVLAGELKKGEAIVHDGKTLLHLLDRCGLEGPESFGWDTMLAAYLLNPQEKSYRLGALCPDLPEDAGTLCSLAVWQKNRVEEDGMTRLMKEIEQPLSFVLFRMEQAGFTVNTEFLRDLGNKYTAEIDEKREQVIAAAGHPFNLNSTQQLGEVLFEEMNLPHGKKTSKGYSTSVEVLEGLRFDAPEIIEPLLRYRQLTKLNSTYVEGLLRLVDGKGRVHSTFDQTATATGRISSSEPNLQNIPVRTEEGKEIREAFLPREGWVLLDADYSQIELRLMAHFSGDPALIDAFRKGEDIHARTASEIFDVPPEWVTPELRSRAKAVNFGLIYGISGFGLSRNTGVSRKEAAAFIEKYFQTYPGVKRFMDRTASEGADRGYAETLMGRRRYLPELRSPKAPIREFGKRAAMNTPVQGTAADIIKLAMVRIDRALREAGLKSRLILQVHDELLLECPPEEAKQAAALLREAMEDAIELQVPLVAEVHEGENWACAK; encoded by the coding sequence TTGAAGGATATCTTTCTGCTGGTGGACGGAAACAGCCTGATGCACCGTGCTTTCCATGCTCTTCCGGTCATGGACGCGGACGGGATTTATACCAATGCGGTGTACGGCTTTTTAAGCATGCTGCTCAAGGTGATCAAAGAGGAAAACGTGCAGTACCTGGCGGTTTGCTTTGATGAACACGGCCCGACCTTCCGTCATACAGTGTATGCGGATTACAAAGCCGGACGGAAGGAGACGCCTCCGGAACTGCGGCAGCAGTTCGGCACCATCCTGTCCCTGCTGGATGATATGGGAATCCGCCGTTTCTCCCTGCAGGGCTGGGAGGCGGATGACTTGCTGGGAACGCTGAGCCTGAAAGGTGCTGCGGCCGGCGCGACGCCCCTGCTGCTGACCGGTGACCGGGACGCCCTGCAGCTGGTGGGCGGCGGAACGGAGCTGATGTTCACCCGCAAGGGCATTTCAGAAACCATCCGTTTTACTCCCTCAAAAGTATATGAAGAATACGGTTTTACCCCGGAACAGGTGACGGACTGGAAAGGCCTGGCGGGGGACTCCAGCGACAATATTCCCGGTGTGCCGGGCGTCGGCGACAAGACCGCGGTAAAACTGCTGCAGGAATACGGCACCCTGGAAAAGGTGCTGGAAAACGCGGATAAGGTGAAGGGCAAGCTGGGTGAAAAGCTGGCGGCTTATGCGGACCAGGCCCGCTTCAGCAAGGAGCTGGCAACAATCCGCCGGGACGCGCCGGTGGAATTCACCCTCAGCTCCTGTGTCCTGCCGGATCTGAGAAAAGGCATTCCGGCATTGGCGAAGCTGAAGCTGAACAGCATCATCAAACGGCTGGACAGTGAGGGAAAAGGCGGGGAAACCGAAGAGAAGAAAGGTCCGGAAGCATTGGCTTTTGAACCGGCGGTCTCCCTTGAGTCCGTATCCGGTATTGCCGCCTGGCTGGATGAGACAAAGGCAGCGGGACCGCTGTGCGTATATGTATCGGAAATGGCGGTTTCTCTGGCCCGGGAGGGCGGTAAACGCGCGGAAATCAGCCTCGGCGGCGACCTGCTGAATCCCGGGATGGATCCGGCGGAAGTGCTGGGCGTGCTGGCAGGGGAGCTGAAAAAGGGAGAAGCAATCGTTCATGACGGCAAGACGCTGCTGCACCTGCTGGACCGCTGCGGCCTGGAAGGGCCGGAAAGCTTCGGTTGGGATACGATGCTGGCGGCTTACCTGCTGAATCCGCAGGAAAAAAGCTACCGGCTGGGCGCCCTGTGTCCCGATCTGCCGGAGGACGCGGGTACGCTTTGTTCCCTGGCGGTATGGCAGAAAAACCGGGTGGAAGAAGACGGCATGACACGGCTGATGAAGGAAATCGAGCAGCCGCTGAGCTTCGTGCTGTTCCGGATGGAACAGGCAGGATTTACCGTCAACACGGAATTCCTGCGGGATCTGGGAAACAAGTATACGGCGGAGATTGACGAAAAGCGGGAGCAGGTGATCGCGGCCGCGGGTCATCCCTTTAACCTGAACAGCACCCAGCAGCTTGGCGAGGTGCTGTTTGAGGAGATGAATCTCCCCCATGGAAAGAAAACTTCCAAGGGATATTCCACCTCGGTGGAGGTGCTGGAAGGCCTGCGCTTTGACGCGCCGGAGATTATTGAGCCGCTGCTGCGCTACCGCCAGCTGACCAAGCTGAACAGTACCTATGTGGAAGGACTCCTGCGGCTGGTGGACGGAAAGGGCCGGGTGCATTCCACCTTTGACCAGACAGCCACCGCCACGGGAAGGATTTCCTCTTCGGAACCGAACCTCCAGAATATTCCCGTCCGGACGGAGGAAGGAAAGGAAATCCGGGAAGCGTTCCTGCCCCGGGAAGGCTGGGTGCTGCTGGACGCGGACTACAGCCAGATCGAACTGCGGCTGATGGCCCATTTCTCCGGGGATCCGGCGCTGATTGACGCCTTCCGCAAGGGAGAGGATATTCACGCGCGGACAGCCAGCGAAATCTTTGACGTTCCGCCGGAATGGGTGACGCCGGAGCTGCGCAGCCGGGCAAAAGCGGTGAACTTCGGCCTGATCTACGGCATCAGCGGTTTCGGCCTGAGCCGGAATACCGGTGTCAGCCGCAAAGAGGCCGCGGCATTTATTGAAAAATACTTCCAGACTTATCCGGGTGTGAAGCGCTTCATGGATCGTACGGCGTCGGAAGGAGCCGACCGGGGCTATGCGGAGACGCTGATGGGCCGGCGCCGTTATCTGCCGGAACTGCGTTCTCCCAAGGCGCCGATCCGGGAGTTCGGAAAGCGGGCGGCCATGAATACGCCGGTCCAGGGAACGGCTGCGGATATCATCAAGCTGGCCATGGTCCGGATTGACCGGGCGCTGCGGGAAGCGGGGCTGAAAAGCCGGCTGATCCTCCAGGTACACGACGAACTGCTGCTGGAGTGCCCGCCGGAGGAGGCGAAACAGGCGGCGGCACTGCTGCGGGAAGCCATGGAGGACGCCATTGAACTGCAGGTTCCGCTGGTGGCGGAGGTGCACGAAGGCGAGAACTGGGCTTGCGCAAAATAA
- a CDS encoding kinase to dihydroxyacetone kinase, producing the protein MLEFKFDTQLLIEGKDLDEDAINDYFTTHFKGDCLLAVGDDELIKIHYHTNEPWQVLEYCASLGEIYDIVVENMERQEQGLKG; encoded by the coding sequence ATGCTTGAGTTTAAATTCGATACCCAGCTTCTGATCGAGGGAAAAGACCTGGATGAGGACGCAATTAACGATTACTTCACCACCCATTTCAAGGGTGACTGCCTGCTGGCTGTGGGCGATGATGAACTGATCAAGATTCACTACCATACCAATGAGCCCTGGCAGGTGCTGGAATACTGTGCCAGCCTCGGTGAAATCTACGACATCGTTGTGGAGAACATGGAACGGCAGGAGCAGGGCCTGAAGGGCTGA
- a CDS encoding ABC transporter substrate-binding protein gives MKKLIALVLAVMLLVPAFAMADNVIRIGVFEPSTGDNGAGGKQEILGIEYANSLAPTVTIGGEEYTVELVIEDNQSLTDKAISAAQSLVSKDVSVVLGSYGSGVSMAGGDVFAEAGVPAIGVSCTNPNVTLLCDYYWRICFLDPFQGTVMANFAKELGATKAYVLTMLGEDYGVGLGKYFVEAFKGLGGEVVEENFTEGTSDFAAYINNAVSNGCDVVFAPCATTYAALIIDQAAAQGISFPLLAGDTWENSAILNAAKGKDIKVYCSTFFDENDDAAAAAEFVTGFKAWLNADSGKMTNNGGNDIVAAVSALGFDAYNVALAAIKAADSADAAAIVEALPGVTYEGVTGAIAFDDVGDAKKDMAYIKFANPETGAFDFVKTQKVGE, from the coding sequence ATGAAGAAACTTATTGCTTTGGTTTTGGCAGTTATGCTGCTGGTTCCCGCTTTTGCGATGGCTGACAACGTCATCCGCATCGGCGTTTTTGAGCCCTCTACCGGCGACAACGGTGCCGGCGGTAAGCAGGAGATTCTTGGTATTGAATATGCCAACAGCCTGGCGCCCACTGTGACCATCGGCGGTGAAGAGTACACCGTGGAACTGGTGATCGAAGACAACCAGTCCCTGACCGACAAGGCCATCTCCGCTGCCCAGTCCCTGGTCAGCAAGGATGTGTCCGTGGTCCTGGGTTCCTACGGCTCCGGCGTCTCCATGGCCGGCGGCGACGTGTTCGCTGAAGCGGGCGTTCCCGCCATCGGCGTCAGCTGCACCAACCCCAACGTAACCCTGCTGTGCGACTACTACTGGCGCATCTGCTTCCTGGATCCCTTCCAGGGCACCGTCATGGCGAACTTCGCCAAGGAACTGGGCGCCACCAAGGCGTACGTGCTGACCATGCTGGGTGAAGACTACGGCGTGGGCCTGGGCAAGTACTTTGTGGAAGCCTTCAAGGGCCTGGGCGGTGAAGTGGTTGAAGAAAACTTCACCGAAGGCACCAGCGACTTTGCGGCTTACATCAACAACGCTGTTTCCAACGGCTGCGACGTGGTGTTCGCTCCCTGCGCGACCACTTATGCGGCCCTGATCATCGACCAGGCTGCGGCCCAGGGCATCAGCTTCCCGCTGCTGGCCGGCGATACCTGGGAAAACAGCGCCATCCTGAACGCTGCCAAGGGCAAGGACATCAAGGTCTACTGCTCCACCTTCTTTGATGAGAACGACGACGCGGCTGCGGCTGCTGAGTTTGTTACCGGCTTCAAGGCCTGGCTGAATGCCGACAGCGGCAAGATGACCAACAACGGCGGCAATGATATCGTTGCTGCGGTTTCCGCCCTGGGCTTCGATGCTTACAATGTTGCGCTGGCCGCCATCAAGGCTGCTGACAGCGCTGATGCCGCGGCGATCGTTGAAGCGCTGCCCGGCGTGACCTATGAAGGCGTGACCGGCGCCATCGCGTTCGACGATGTCGGCGACGCGAAGAAGGACATGGCTTACATCAAGTTCGCCAATCCCGAAACCGGTGCTTTCGATTTCGTCAAGACCCAGAAGGTCGGTGAATAA
- a CDS encoding branched-chain amino acid ABC transporter permease, whose amino-acid sequence MFDTLLPYLLAGVSVGGQYALIAVGYTLVYGILRLINFAHGDIFTAAGFFMVYLVASVPLPLAIPLVIILTVVLGFVVERVAYKPLRSAPRMSIMISAIGVSYLLQNLMWYVTGGLAKQYPVLPGLSQTIQIGSATTKLVTIVTPILTIALVVALVMLINHTKIGMAMRAVSVDFETSQLMGIKINNVISVTFIIGSAMAAIGSLLYFTNYTAVTPTVGAMPGLKAFVAAVFGGIGSIPGAMIGALIIGICENLIKAAGWTAFSDAFTFALLIVVLLFRPTGLFGEKTTDKV is encoded by the coding sequence ATGTTTGACACGCTGCTTCCTTATCTGCTGGCGGGTGTGTCCGTCGGCGGACAGTACGCGCTGATTGCCGTAGGCTATACGCTGGTTTACGGTATCCTGCGCCTGATCAACTTTGCGCACGGCGATATTTTCACAGCGGCCGGGTTCTTTATGGTTTACCTGGTTGCTTCCGTGCCCCTTCCCCTGGCTATTCCGCTGGTGATTATCCTGACGGTTGTGCTGGGCTTTGTGGTGGAGCGCGTGGCGTATAAGCCGCTGCGTTCCGCGCCTCGGATGTCCATCATGATTTCCGCCATCGGCGTCAGCTATCTGCTGCAGAACCTGATGTGGTATGTCACAGGCGGCCTGGCAAAACAGTATCCGGTGCTTCCGGGTCTGTCCCAGACGATCCAGATCGGTTCCGCCACCACAAAGCTGGTGACCATCGTTACTCCCATCCTGACCATCGCGCTGGTGGTCGCGCTGGTGATGCTGATCAATCATACAAAGATCGGTATGGCCATGCGGGCGGTGTCGGTGGACTTTGAAACCAGCCAGCTGATGGGCATCAAAATCAACAACGTCATTTCCGTGACCTTTATCATCGGTTCCGCCATGGCGGCCATCGGTTCCCTGCTGTATTTCACCAACTACACGGCGGTTACGCCCACGGTCGGCGCTATGCCCGGCCTGAAGGCTTTTGTGGCGGCGGTGTTCGGCGGCATCGGATCGATCCCCGGCGCGATGATCGGCGCGTTGATTATCGGTATCTGTGAAAATCTGATCAAGGCAGCCGGCTGGACGGCATTCTCGGATGCGTTCACGTTCGCGCTGCTGATTGTGGTTCTGCTGTTCCGGCCCACCGGCCTGTTTGGCGAAAAAACCACAGACAAGGTGTGA
- a CDS encoding branched-chain amino acid ABC transporter permease, protein MNMKKGNKRLIISLVFVALLYAAGCLIEHTAGTKSMVVTVLQKGAVYALIAVSMNLLNGFTGLFSLGQAGFMLVGAYSYAILTIPMAKRAAVYQYYNGGWVQFTIGVIPALLVAGIVAALFAALIGMPVLRLKGDYLAIATLGFAEIIRAIVQWDTIGPLTNGSNLLKTYPTLKNIMPGNTVLFTFIVVGVCIGLILLLINSTYGRAFKAIRDDEVAAEAMGINLFHHKQMAFVISSFFAGIGGALLAMYQGSLQANSFKSSMTYEILLIVVIGGMGSVSGSIMASFLFIACSEWWLRFLDAETVLGNFKVPLLAPGFRMVVFSVVIMVVVLFFRKGIMGDRELWELGSRRGAKGGRK, encoded by the coding sequence ATGAACATGAAAAAAGGAAACAAAAGGCTCATCATTTCCCTGGTCTTTGTGGCTTTGCTGTATGCGGCCGGCTGCCTGATTGAGCACACGGCGGGGACCAAGTCCATGGTCGTCACAGTACTGCAGAAGGGCGCGGTTTACGCCCTGATCGCGGTTTCCATGAACCTGCTCAACGGCTTTACCGGACTGTTTTCCCTGGGCCAGGCCGGCTTCATGCTGGTCGGTGCTTATTCCTACGCGATCCTGACCATCCCCATGGCCAAGCGCGCCGCGGTCTATCAGTACTATAACGGCGGCTGGGTGCAGTTCACCATCGGTGTGATTCCCGCCCTGCTGGTAGCCGGTATTGTGGCCGCGCTGTTCGCGGCGCTGATCGGTATGCCCGTGCTGCGGCTGAAGGGCGACTACCTGGCGATCGCAACCCTGGGATTTGCGGAGATTATCCGTGCCATTGTCCAGTGGGATACCATCGGACCGCTGACCAACGGTTCCAACCTGCTGAAGACTTACCCGACGCTGAAGAACATCATGCCGGGAAATACCGTATTGTTCACCTTTATTGTGGTGGGCGTCTGTATCGGGCTGATTCTGCTGCTGATCAATTCAACCTACGGCCGGGCTTTCAAGGCCATCCGGGATGATGAAGTCGCGGCGGAAGCCATGGGTATCAACCTGTTCCACCATAAACAGATGGCCTTTGTCATCAGCAGCTTCTTCGCCGGCATCGGCGGCGCGCTGCTGGCCATGTACCAGGGCTCCCTGCAGGCGAACAGCTTCAAGAGCTCCATGACCTATGAAATCCTGCTGATCGTTGTCATCGGCGGCATGGGTTCCGTTTCCGGCAGCATTATGGCCTCCTTCCTGTTCATTGCCTGCAGTGAATGGTGGCTCCGCTTCCTGGACGCGGAGACCGTGCTGGGGAACTTCAAGGTTCCGCTGCTGGCGCCTGGTTTCCGGATGGTGGTATTCTCCGTGGTCATCATGGTTGTGGTGCTGTTCTTCCGTAAGGGTATCATGGGCGACCGGGAACTCTGGGAGCTTGGCTCCCGCCGGGGCGCGAAAGGAGGCAGGAAGTAA